The DNA segment AGCTCATCTAAAAAAACAATGGCTCCGCCGTAAGCGTCGGCATGCAGCTTGGCTTCCTTAAAAAGCTTCCTGACGCGGGAGGCGCCAACGCCCACAAAAATCTCGACGAACTCCGAACCCGAGGCCGCAAGAAAAGGAAGGCCGGCCTCCGTCGCAATGGCCTTGGCCAACAGAGTTTTTCCGCAACCCGGAGGGCCGATCATCAAAAGACCCTTAACGATGCGGCCGCCGATTTTCTTGACGCGCGCGCGGTCTTTTAACAGATGCACGACTTCCAATGCCTCGCGTTTGGCCTCAACCAAGCCGATCACATCGGAGAAGCGCACCTTGGCGTCCATCTCCAGTTCGATATTGGTGCGGCGCATGCGCGAAGGACCGCCGCCGTAATTGAGCCAATAAAGGAAGCCCACAAAAATGAGCGTTTGAATGATGTAAATGGGCAAAGAGCCGAAATTAACGCCCAGGATAAAACTCTTGGTTTCCGGGTTCAACGTATTCAAATAATAGATAGGCAGGATGAAGCAAAAGATGAGGCCGGCGATCGCGACCACATAGACCCAATTTTTGCGAAACCAAAGCTTCATCTTGCTGCGCTTCATTTTTTGCTGACGCTCCCACTCTGAACGAAAGTTGGGGTCTTGGAATTTCGATTTGATCGGAGGGCGATTGTCCATGGGGGTTGTCTCCGTTATTCTACTACTCCTCCACGGCCACGCTGGGGATATTCCAGCGAATGGGCCGGTCGCGGGTGGGCACGTATTTGATGATTTCCCACTCCAGCTCTTTTTCAGGCATAAAAGGAATGAGACCCTTGGCGCGCACGCGCAGGGTCAACACCGCGTAAATGATGGTCGGTTCGATATTCAAACGAATATCTTCTCTCCTGATGCCTAGAATCTTTTCCTTGAATTCATCTCCGATCCCCATGTAAAAAGCGATGTAATTCTCGATGTCCTTTCTTAAGGTGGTCATATCCCATTGATTGAAGGCGGCGTTTTTATGAGATTCAAGCATCCAACGGCGGCCGGCATAATACATGGCCAATTCCATTTTCTGAATCATCACGGATAAGGCGAAAATTTTGGTGATGCCGATGGCAAAAATAAGAAAAAGCGGGACCAAAAGAACCATTTCCGTCGTTGCCTGGCCTTTATCCGAACGCCCGCCGGTCCGGCGCCAAATGAATCGCCTGAGAGCTGACATTTTATTGAGACGGATCAACCGTCTAACTTAAGGATAAGGGAAAAAGGCGATCAATGCCAGAGGCAAGCAACTTCAATGAGATTGCTACTCATTCGCAGAGCTACGAGTACGCTGGCCCGCCTTGCACCCTTCGCAGAGCTTCGGGTACGCCGGTCCGCCTGAGGCGGAACTGCACCGGCAGAGGCGGGTCCCCAGCAGTCGCCCGGGGCTCGCAATGACCTGGAGTATTAAGGGTTGCGGTCTTCGGTTTCGGGCGTGATGAGGCCAAGATCAATGCCCTTTAACACCGCTTCGGTGCGGTTTTTGACATTGAGCTTCTGGAAGATACGGTTTAAATGGTTCTTGACGGTTTTAACCGAGGATTCGAGCCTTTTGGAAATCTCGTCATTGGAGAACCCTCGGCCCACCATGGCCAAGATCGCCAGCTCGGTTTTAGTGAGATTGATGAGCGAAGCCTCGAGCTGAGCGGATGAAATTTTACGGATGCCCTCCATCAGTTTGCCCATAATGGGTTGAGGGATGAGCACGCCCTCCTGGGAGAAGGTCTTGATCGCATTGACCAATTCCCTGGCCGGCAGCATTTTGGACAAGTAGCCGTTGGCGCCGGCTTGGATGGCTTCCAACACATGGGCCTCGTCCTCATAAGAGGAGAGGATGACGACATTGGTCTTAGGGCAGTCTTTCCTGACGACGCGGGTCGCCGAAATGCCGTCAAGTTCCGGCAAACGAATGTCCATTAAGACAACGTCGGGCTGAAGCTTTTTGGCCATGGCCACGGCTTCATGGCCGTTGGCCGCTTCGCCGATGATTTCAATGCCCTTCTCCCCGTCCAAAACGTCCCTCAAGCCCTCGCGAAAAAGAGTTTGATCGTCGCAAATCAGCACGCGGATTTTTTTGTCGGACTTTGGCTCGGGCATTGTTTTCTCCTTATAACGCTATTGACAAATCTAGGCCAAAGGTATTTTAAATGAAAAAGAGGTGCCTTTACCATGCCCTTCGGATCGGGCTTCGATGGTTCCGCCGTGGCCCTCGATGATCTCTTTGGCGATGGACAAACCCAAGCCCAGGCGCCCCCGTTGCTTTTTTGGGTCTTTCCCCTGGTAAAAACTCTCAAAAAGATGAGGCAAATCCTCAGGATCGATGCCTTCGCCTGAATCGGACACCTCGAAAGCCAGCATCCCGTCGGGCTTGCGTTCAAGCCGGAAACCCAGCGTGCCGCCCGAAGGCGTGTACCTGAGGCCGTTTTCCAAAAGATTGGTGACGACCTGGATGAGGCGCTTGGCGTCGGCCGTAAATTCCAAAGCCTTGTCCGCTTGCCAATCAATTTTAACCGACACCCCTTTATTTTTCGCCTTCTCAGCAAGGAAAATAAACACCGGCGCTTTCATCAACTCGGCGACCGTAGTTTTAACTTGATCGATATGGAATTTTCCCTTCTCGATGGAAGACCAGTCCACCAAATCGCCGATCAGGCGCTGAGTTTGCGACAGGGAATCGGCCAGAAGCTCAAGGAGACGCTTGACCTGAGGAGCGGCCGTAACCGAAGAAAACTCGCTTAAGAGAAGATCGCTGGCCATGGTGGATGAAGAAACGGTGTTCGACAAATCGTGCGCGCAAAAAGAAAGGAATTTGCTTTTCAAGTCGCTGAGCCGCGCCAGCTCATCGTTTTTGACCTGAAGCTCTTTGAACAAGCGCTGGTTCTCCTGAATCAGACGCGACTTTTCCAAATTTTTCTCAAGCGTATGCTTCAAATAAATAGGATCGATGGGTTTGATCAAAAAGTCGGAAAGGCCCTGGCGCAAGGCCCGAACCGCGACCTCAAGGGACGCATACCCGGTCATAAGCAAAATCGGCACCTGATCGACCGGCAACAGCGTACGCAATTCGCCCAAAGCATCCAAACCGGTCTTCTGATTGGGACCGAACATATAATCCAAGAGCACCAGTTGGAAAGGGCCGGCGGTCTGAATTTTGGCCTTGGCATCGTCGAAATTGCCGGCGGAGTCGACCGCATAACCAAAACTGTCCACCACGTCGCCTAAGGACTCCCGGTGTTTGGAGTCGTCGTCGATAATCAAAACCTTTATTCCATTGGCGCTCATTTGTTTTACCCCACGGGAAACTTCATGTGAAACGTCGTGCCTTTGCCGATGGCGCTGTCCACCGACACCTCGGCGTTGTGCCTGTCCATCACTTTTTTGACCACGGACAAGCCCAACCCCGTGCCTTTTGATTTCGTGGTGAAAAAAGGCGTAAAAATCTTGGCCACGTTTTCCGGAGAAATGCCGGTTCCCGTGTCCGAAATAGATAAAACAGCATATCCTTCTCGCGTCTGGGTTCCCACGGTCAGCCGGCCGCCGTTGGGCATGGCGTCGAAAGCGTTGCCGATTAAGTTGCGCACCACCTGGCGGACTTCATCGGGATCCATTTTCAATGAAATAGGTTGCTGGGCGTAGAGGCGTTCCAAAGAAATTTTTTCCGGAATCTGCAAACGGTTTAACACTTCCTCCAAAAACTCATGGAGCTCGACGTCTCTGGGCTGAATCTCGCGGGTCCGGGCAAAGGTCAAGATTTCGGAAATAATTTGATTGGCGACCTGAAGCTCCCCTTCGATGATGGATACATGGCGGACAATTTTCGAATCCATGCCCGGCGCGGCTCCTGCTGCGGCCCCTTCGGCGGAAGAAGCCACCTGCGCCTCCACGCCCATGCGGCTCTTGATGACATAAATGGAATTGTTGATGACGGAGAGAGGGTTCCTCAGCTCATGGCCCACCACGGAAGCCATTTGCCCGATGGCGGCCAAGCGCTCCTGCTTGATCAACTCCTCTTGAGTCGCCTTCAACTCCTTGGTGCGGGCATCCACCCGGGCCTCGAGTTCCACGTTGAAGCGTTTCAGCTCATCCTGAACGCGCATCAGCTCCTGGGTGCGGTTCGCCAGCACGCGGCTCATGGTTTCAAAAGCCTGAGCCAATTCGCCGATTTCATTGGCGGGCTTGGGCAACGGCTCCGTGACCGGCTGAGTGAAATCCGACGCCACGATTTGACGCACCGCGCGCGTAAGCGAACGCACCGGAGAGCTGATGCGGCTGGCAAAGAGGAGGGCAAAAAACAGCAAGGCCACGGTTCCGGCGATAATCACTTCGGCGAGCTTCTGCCTCATCTCGATCATGACCACGAAGGCTTCCCAGCGCTCCTGAAGACTGCCCGCGATCCAGGGCTGGTCCTCGATTTTATGCAGCGCGATCACGATATCGCGCTTGTCTTTAAGCTCCAAGCGCCCGGTCCAGTTCTGATAAGCGCCCATTTTACCGACCATGTCGGTTAAAACCGGATCGATAACGCCTGGGCCGCCTTGACGGAACATTTCTTTGTAATTGGAATGCGCGATGAGCCTGTTTTTGTAGTCGACGATGAACAACTCCATGGTCTTTCCGATTCTCGTTTCAGCCAGGCTTTCCGACAAAGCCAACAAGCTGACGATGCTGCGCAAATACCCGATAATGACGCGATCGGAGCGCCGCCGGATCGGCACCAAAAGTTCCACGCCGGGGTACCCTGAAACGCGCACGATATTGCCCCGGAAGTGATTCAATTGCTGTAGAGTTTCCTGCACATAGGGCAGGAGCTCGGCCGGACGCTCCTCCGAAGGAATCGAGCCGGGAACGCGCTCCATGCCGTAAACCCAACGGCCCTTGGCGTCGAAAATATCCAGCTCCGCGATGACCGGATGGCTCTCCAGGACGCGCCGGACCACGCCGATATAATCGTCTTTTTTAAAACTTGAAATTTCGTCAAGTTCCCCGATCGTGGCCAAGAGGCCGGTGACGCTTTTGATGAAATCCGTGGCGCTTTTTGCCGTTCGTTCGGCCAAACGGGATTTGACCTCTTCGAAATCTTTCTCCAGCGCTCCCTGCACGATGCGCATTTGTATCAATCCGATCATGAAGGTCGGTACTAAAGCCAAGACTAAAAGCAGGAGGGAGGTTCGGACGAAAAGGCTGGAG comes from the Elusimicrobiota bacterium genome and includes:
- a CDS encoding response regulator transcription factor, which gives rise to MPEPKSDKKIRVLICDDQTLFREGLRDVLDGEKGIEIIGEAANGHEAVAMAKKLQPDVVLMDIRLPELDGISATRVVRKDCPKTNVVILSSYEDEAHVLEAIQAGANGYLSKMLPARELVNAIKTFSQEGVLIPQPIMGKLMEGIRKISSAQLEASLINLTKTELAILAMVGRGFSNDEISKRLESSVKTVKNHLNRIFQKLNVKNRTEAVLKGIDLGLITPETEDRNP
- a CDS encoding response regulator; its protein translation is MSANGIKVLIIDDDSKHRESLGDVVDSFGYAVDSAGNFDDAKAKIQTAGPFQLVLLDYMFGPNQKTGLDALGELRTLLPVDQVPILLMTGYASLEVAVRALRQGLSDFLIKPIDPIYLKHTLEKNLEKSRLIQENQRLFKELQVKNDELARLSDLKSKFLSFCAHDLSNTVSSSTMASDLLLSEFSSVTAAPQVKRLLELLADSLSQTQRLIGDLVDWSSIEKGKFHIDQVKTTVAELMKAPVFIFLAEKAKNKGVSVKIDWQADKALEFTADAKRLIQVVTNLLENGLRYTPSGGTLGFRLERKPDGMLAFEVSDSGEGIDPEDLPHLFESFYQGKDPKKQRGRLGLGLSIAKEIIEGHGGTIEARSEGHGKGTSFSFKIPLA
- a CDS encoding HAMP domain-containing protein, whose translation is MIGLIQMRIVQGALEKDFEEVKSRLAERTAKSATDFIKSVTGLLATIGELDEISSFKKDDYIGVVRRVLESHPVIAELDIFDAKGRWVYGMERVPGSIPSEERPAELLPYVQETLQQLNHFRGNIVRVSGYPGVELLVPIRRRSDRVIIGYLRSIVSLLALSESLAETRIGKTMELFIVDYKNRLIAHSNYKEMFRQGGPGVIDPVLTDMVGKMGAYQNWTGRLELKDKRDIVIALHKIEDQPWIAGSLQERWEAFVVMIEMRQKLAEVIIAGTVALLFFALLFASRISSPVRSLTRAVRQIVASDFTQPVTEPLPKPANEIGELAQAFETMSRVLANRTQELMRVQDELKRFNVELEARVDARTKELKATQEELIKQERLAAIGQMASVVGHELRNPLSVINNSIYVIKSRMGVEAQVASSAEGAAAGAAPGMDSKIVRHVSIIEGELQVANQIISEILTFARTREIQPRDVELHEFLEEVLNRLQIPEKISLERLYAQQPISLKMDPDEVRQVVRNLIGNAFDAMPNGGRLTVGTQTREGYAVLSISDTGTGISPENVAKIFTPFFTTKSKGTGLGLSVVKKVMDRHNAEVSVDSAIGKGTTFHMKFPVG